A window of Conger conger chromosome 13, fConCon1.1, whole genome shotgun sequence contains these coding sequences:
- the LOC133107330 gene encoding odorant receptor 131-2-like → MDQNSSSEELILIDRDPKVLRPAGVPAMDQISSSEQLVLLSSDPMEYPAGARAMDQNSSSEELILIDRDPKVLRVRTAIVQVLVWFFIYIDIFMLFTVFSKQAFRGDTRYILFANTLLVDSTLLLLTDLVVLLGYFNTRIPVSHCIVLCFVMGISVKNTPYTITAMCLERYVAICMPLRHASISSTGRTMAAIIIIWAFSSVKVIIDVVIVTVTAPPSYFAKPTSCDYRIMLVTDWQQLMHVIFGQMDFFIIALIVLFCYTKIMLAAQAASGENKQSVSKGRRTLLLHGVQLVLCLANLWVPFIMDVVRKQSQHLFLPVRFFNFIAFTIVSRALSPLIYGLRDKEFSLALKYYMRCKGKPLSGGLCSSLG, encoded by the exons CCTGCAGGTGTACCTGCCATGGACCAGATCAGCAGCAGTGAGCAGCTGGTTCTACTTTCTAGCGACCCCATGGAG TATCCTGCAGGTGCACGAGCCATGGATCAGAACAGCAGCAGTGAGGAGCTCATTCTTATTGACCGTGACCCCAAGGTGTTGAGGGTGAGGACAGCCATAGTGCAGGTGCTGGTGTGGTTCTTCATCTATATTGATATCTTCATGCTCTTCACCGTGTTCAGTAAGCAAGCTTTCCGGGGTGATACGCGATACATCCTGTTTGCTAACACCCTGCTGGTGGACTCTACACTCCTGCTGCTCACAGACCTGGTGGTGCTGCTTGGTTACTTCAATACACGGatacctgtcagtcactgcatCGTGCTCTGCTTTGTAATGGGGATCAGCGTtaaaaacacaccttacacCATAACCGCTATGTGCCTGGAGCGATACGTGGCCATCTGCATGCCGCTTAGACATGCCAGCATTTCCAGCACCGGGAGGACCATGGCTGCCATCATTATCATCTGGGCATTCAGCTCTGTCAAGGTCATTATAGATGTTGTTATCGTCACTGTTACAGCCCCACCAAGCTACTTTGCCAAGCCCACCTCATGTGACTACCGGATCATGCTGGTGACTGATTGGCAGCAACTCATGCATGTCATCTTTGGTCAGATGGACTTCTTTATTATTGCATTGATAGTACTGTTCTGCTACACAAAGATAATGCTGGCAGCTCAAGCTGCCTCCGGAGAAAATAAACAGTCTGTATCAAAGGGGCGACGCACACTCCTGCTCCATGGCGTACAGCTTGTTTTATGCTTGGCTAACCTGTGGGTCCCCTTTATAATGGATGTTGTTAGGAAGCAAAGCCAACACTTGTTCCTACCTGTCCGATTCTTcaatttcattgcttttactaTTGTCTCAAGGGCTCTGAGTCCACTTATCTATGGCCTCAGGGATAAAGAGTTTAGCCTTGCCCTGAAATATTACATGAGGTGCAAGGGCAAGCCCCTCTCTGGAGGGCTATGTAGCAGCTTAGGATGA